Proteins from one Halovivax limisalsi genomic window:
- a CDS encoding DMT family transporter, whose amino-acid sequence MWHVLVLAGLFEIAWAIGLSYSDGFTNPRASIATVIALAISMFLLARAVQELPVGTAYAVWTGIGAVGTATLGVVLFDEPATLARAGFIGLIVVGIVGLHAVSGGH is encoded by the coding sequence ATGTGGCACGTGCTCGTCCTCGCCGGCCTGTTCGAGATCGCCTGGGCGATCGGGCTGTCCTACTCGGACGGCTTTACGAACCCCCGCGCGTCGATCGCCACCGTGATCGCGCTGGCGATCAGCATGTTCCTGCTCGCTCGCGCCGTCCAGGAGCTCCCGGTCGGGACGGCCTACGCCGTGTGGACGGGGATCGGCGCGGTCGGGACGGCCACGCTCGGCGTCGTCCTCTTCGACGAACCCGCGACGCTCGCGCGGGCGGGGTTCATCGGCCTCATCGTGGTCGGGATCGTCGGCCTCCACGCCGTCTCCGGTGGCCACTGA
- a CDS encoding S1C family serine protease → MSDRSLQRRDILALGGTAVSTALAGCSLSTLGNTNAARPAADPPEPNASDPETEYTRLYRDALPSVVLIETGSGRGTGFVYDDSYLVTNAHVVGQASTVDVRFSEGRWAGGDVLGRDPHSDLAAIAVDDAPANATPLPLIDGDATVGQEVVAIGNPYSLDGTVTTGIVSGIDRSIPAPTGFSIPDAIQTDAPVNPGNSGGPLMSLSGNVVAVINSGGGDNIAFGISGALTRRVVPSLIETGDYDHSYLGVSFDTVSPAVAEANGLEESTGLLVVETVSGGPADGALRPSSNVRVVDGERVPVGGDVIRAIDGTEVATSEDLGSYLALRTRPGDAVSLSILREGREDTVEVDLGVRPART, encoded by the coding sequence ATGTCAGACCGTAGCCTCCAACGGAGAGACATCCTCGCACTGGGTGGGACGGCCGTATCGACGGCGCTGGCCGGCTGCAGCCTGAGTACCCTCGGGAACACGAACGCGGCGCGCCCGGCGGCCGACCCGCCGGAGCCGAACGCGTCGGATCCGGAAACGGAGTACACCAGACTCTACCGCGACGCGCTCCCGTCGGTCGTGCTGATCGAGACCGGTTCCGGACGGGGGACGGGCTTCGTCTACGACGACTCGTACCTCGTGACGAACGCGCACGTCGTCGGCCAGGCGTCGACGGTCGACGTGCGGTTCTCGGAGGGCCGGTGGGCGGGCGGCGACGTCCTCGGTCGCGACCCGCACAGCGATCTCGCGGCGATCGCCGTCGACGACGCGCCGGCGAACGCGACGCCGCTCCCGCTGATCGACGGCGACGCGACGGTCGGCCAGGAGGTCGTCGCGATCGGCAACCCCTACAGCCTGGACGGGACGGTCACGACGGGGATCGTCAGCGGCATCGACCGCTCGATCCCCGCGCCCACCGGCTTCTCGATTCCGGACGCAATCCAGACCGACGCGCCCGTCAACCCGGGCAACAGCGGCGGGCCCCTGATGTCGCTCTCGGGCAACGTCGTCGCCGTGATCAACTCCGGCGGGGGCGACAACATCGCGTTCGGGATCTCCGGGGCGCTGACGCGACGGGTCGTCCCCTCGCTGATCGAGACGGGCGACTACGATCACTCGTACCTCGGGGTCTCGTTCGATACCGTCTCTCCCGCCGTCGCCGAGGCGAACGGACTCGAGGAGTCGACCGGATTACTCGTCGTCGAGACGGTCTCCGGCGGCCCGGCCGACGGGGCGCTCCGGCCGAGTTCGAACGTCCGCGTCGTCGACGGCGAGCGGGTACCGGTCGGCGGCGACGTGATCCGCGCGATCGACGGCACCGAGGTCGCGACGAGCGAGGATCTCGGCAGTTACCTCGCCCTCCGAACGCGACCGGGCGACGCCGTCTCGCTCTCGATCCTGCGCGAGGGACGCGAAGACACCGTCGAGGTCGACCTCGGGGTCCGACCGGCGCGGACGTGA
- a CDS encoding DsbA family oxidoreductase has protein sequence MTPDVDQLTVYSDHVCPFCYLGRRSLEAYEASREAPLELVWHPFDLRRDKRGPDGEIDHTVEDGKDEAYYEQARRNVERLRAEYGVAEMLNLDDVPEVDSLPAQVASRFVAESSPGDWRAFDDAILSALWVDGRDIGDVDVLADIASSVGLDEAAVREAVADEDRRAAIEDRFDAARRQGVTGVPTFVYEGRAARGAVPPAQLERLVEGE, from the coding sequence ATGACTCCCGACGTCGATCAGCTCACCGTCTACTCCGATCACGTCTGTCCGTTCTGTTATCTCGGCCGGCGCTCGCTCGAGGCCTACGAGGCCTCGCGCGAGGCGCCCCTCGAACTCGTGTGGCACCCGTTCGATCTCCGTCGGGACAAGCGGGGCCCCGACGGCGAGATCGACCACACCGTCGAAGATGGAAAGGACGAGGCCTACTACGAGCAGGCCCGACGGAACGTCGAACGGTTGCGGGCGGAGTACGGCGTGGCGGAGATGCTGAATCTGGACGACGTCCCGGAGGTCGACTCGTTGCCCGCACAGGTCGCCTCGCGCTTCGTCGCGGAGTCCTCGCCCGGCGACTGGCGCGCGTTCGACGACGCGATTCTGTCGGCGCTGTGGGTCGACGGTCGCGACATCGGCGACGTCGACGTGCTGGCGGATATCGCGTCGTCCGTCGGACTCGACGAAGCGGCCGTTCGCGAGGCGGTCGCAGACGAGGACCGGCGGGCGGCGATCGAGGATCGATTCGACGCCGCCCGGCGGCAGGGGGTCACCGGCGTCCCGACGTTCGTTTACGAGGGCCGTGCCGCCCGGGGCGCCGTACCGCCGGCCCAGCTCGAACGTCTCGTCGAGGGTGAGTGA
- a CDS encoding FAD-dependent oxidoreductase — MKEYDLVIVGGGISGASLLYTVANFTDVDRVALVEKEDEIAAINSHHTNNSQTLHFGDIETNYTLEKAESVKEGAEMVAGYLEANDPERELHSKRSKMVLAAGDEEVASLERRYHEEGFGDLFPKLEAIGREEIAEIEPKVVEGRDPDEDLLALQTPDGYTVDYGRLATAFVEDVRDDDGVDVHTGTAVTEISDEDDGFVLDTDEGHFEADATVVAAGSHSLQIAQQMGYGEHLSLLPVAGSFFVADEGLLNGKVYTLQMKKLPFAAVHGDAEVHDGDLTRFGPTAKVVPALERGRLSTVPDFLDVFGLSPSSVLSYGNILADRVLFPYVVKNLLYDLPAVGPRAFLPHVQKVVPTVELDDIERADGYGGVRPQIVDTRTKSLDMGEATITGDGIIFNVTPSPGASTCLKNARRDARRVLEFLDGDYDFDVGAFEDATIGNFPRAESAGTSAPPTDASAPSAAETGEDADPIPADDD, encoded by the coding sequence ATGAAGGAATACGACCTGGTCATCGTCGGCGGCGGAATCAGCGGGGCATCGTTGCTATACACGGTCGCGAACTTCACGGACGTCGACCGCGTCGCACTCGTCGAGAAGGAAGACGAGATCGCCGCGATCAACTCCCACCACACGAACAACTCCCAGACGCTTCACTTCGGCGATATCGAGACGAACTACACCCTCGAGAAGGCCGAATCGGTCAAGGAGGGCGCCGAGATGGTCGCGGGCTATCTCGAGGCGAACGACCCCGAGCGCGAGCTGCACTCCAAGCGCTCGAAGATGGTGCTCGCGGCGGGCGACGAGGAGGTCGCGTCGCTCGAACGCCGGTACCACGAGGAGGGGTTCGGCGACCTGTTCCCGAAACTCGAGGCCATCGGTCGCGAGGAGATCGCCGAGATCGAACCGAAGGTCGTCGAGGGGCGCGACCCCGACGAGGACTTGCTCGCGCTGCAGACGCCCGACGGTTACACCGTCGACTACGGTCGACTCGCGACGGCGTTCGTCGAGGACGTCCGCGACGATGACGGCGTCGACGTCCACACGGGCACGGCGGTGACGGAGATCTCGGACGAGGACGACGGGTTCGTCCTCGACACCGACGAGGGGCACTTCGAGGCCGACGCGACCGTGGTCGCCGCTGGTTCACACAGCCTCCAGATCGCCCAGCAGATGGGCTACGGCGAGCACCTCTCCCTGCTCCCGGTCGCGGGCAGCTTCTTCGTCGCCGACGAGGGTCTGCTCAACGGCAAGGTCTACACCCTGCAGATGAAGAAGCTGCCCTTCGCCGCGGTCCACGGCGACGCCGAGGTCCACGACGGCGACCTCACCCGCTTCGGGCCGACCGCCAAGGTCGTCCCCGCCCTCGAACGCGGGCGGCTCTCGACGGTCCCGGACTTCCTCGACGTCTTCGGGCTCAGCCCGAGCTCGGTCCTGAGTTACGGGAACATCCTCGCCGACCGCGTGCTCTTTCCCTACGTGGTCAAGAACCTGCTGTACGACCTCCCCGCCGTCGGTCCGCGAGCCTTCCTCCCGCACGTCCAGAAGGTCGTCCCGACGGTCGAACTCGACGACATCGAGCGCGCGGACGGATATGGCGGCGTCCGCCCGCAGATCGTCGACACCCGGACGAAGTCGCTCGATATGGGCGAGGCGACGATCACTGGCGACGGCATCATCTTCAACGTCACGCCCTCGCCCGGCGCCTCGACCTGCCTGAAGAACGCCCGACGCGACGCTCGCCGGGTCCTCGAGTTCCTCGACGGCGACTACGACTTCGACGTCGGGGCCTTCGAGGACGCGACGATCGGCAACTTCCCGCGCGCTGAATCGGCCGGCACATCCGCCCCACCGACCGACGCGTCCGCTCCCTCGGCCGCGGAGACGGGCGAGGACGCCGACCCGATCCCCGCCGACGACGACTGA
- a CDS encoding SHOCT domain-containing protein, whose protein sequence is MASRHWLYFAGAVLCGLATVAVGLLGVVDALSVLSSGVYAGEEFVLLAMLGEAIEWLVALSVFGVLAVIFLAATVVSVLRNTLLHRDDRLVTIVDRLEREYPALRQFDVASTVEPTTEDRKAELKERYVDDEISEAEFEREMERLMDDSSTDHRSRSRTERTADRDW, encoded by the coding sequence ATGGCATCCCGACACTGGCTGTACTTCGCCGGAGCCGTCCTCTGCGGTCTCGCGACGGTCGCCGTCGGCCTGCTCGGCGTCGTGGACGCACTTTCCGTCCTCTCGAGTGGCGTGTACGCGGGCGAGGAGTTCGTCCTCCTGGCGATGCTCGGCGAGGCCATCGAGTGGCTCGTCGCCCTGTCCGTCTTCGGCGTCCTCGCGGTCATCTTTCTCGCCGCGACCGTCGTCTCCGTCCTCCGAAACACGTTGCTCCACCGGGACGACCGGCTCGTCACGATCGTCGACAGACTCGAGCGCGAGTACCCGGCCCTCCGGCAGTTCGACGTCGCCTCGACGGTCGAACCCACGACCGAGGATCGGAAAGCCGAACTCAAAGAGCGATACGTCGACGACGAGATCAGCGAGGCGGAGTTCGAACGGGAGATGGAGCGACTCATGGACGACTCGTCGACGGACCACCGATCGCGGTCGCGCACCGAGCGAACCGCCGACCGGGACTGGTAA
- a CDS encoding VOC family protein gives MSGIVFFGTESLEAVVEFYVDRVGAERWLEQPDCTILQYDNMLFGFCDRDDAETDGTITFVVDSRADVDVAYDDLRDRAEAAPVENERYRIYQFFAPDPDGRTVEFQTFLHETEPV, from the coding sequence ATGTCCGGAATCGTGTTCTTCGGCACCGAATCGCTCGAAGCCGTCGTCGAGTTCTACGTCGATCGGGTCGGCGCCGAGCGCTGGCTGGAGCAACCCGATTGTACGATCCTGCAGTACGACAACATGCTGTTCGGGTTCTGCGACCGCGACGACGCCGAGACGGACGGGACCATCACGTTCGTCGTCGATTCGAGGGCCGACGTCGACGTGGCGTACGACGACCTCCGGGATCGCGCCGAAGCCGCGCCCGTGGAAAACGAACGCTACCGGATCTACCAGTTCTTCGCCCCGGATCCGGACGGACGGACCGTCGAGTTCCAGACGTTCTTGCACGAGACCGAGCCGGTCTGA
- a CDS encoding alpha/beta hydrolase, translating to MDETFVSGETIRTEGACGQLRSGLGDGPHPGVLVLHGAGGARGYEQTYAAMLAEHGYTVCCVEYFGAPGTRDALVDVPLEEFRDAAHWLLDRPDVAGDRVGVVGFSRGGEASLVVGAQFDAVGCVVAYVPSCYRWPAPSWMDGVGEDQPTWTLDGEALPHLPIDKYVREEDGIDEPLGVPEPNAASLAIERSTAAERNRAAIPVEEIDGPVLLVSGGQDTIWPCAEMADRAAARLADHDHPRQFEHLENPDAGHAIRVPYRFDGETDPGETHEYGGTYEANSLAAARAWHRTLSYLDHL from the coding sequence ATGGACGAGACGTTCGTCTCCGGCGAGACGATCAGGACGGAAGGCGCGTGCGGGCAGCTCCGTTCCGGGCTCGGCGACGGACCGCACCCGGGCGTTTTGGTCCTGCACGGCGCCGGCGGGGCTCGCGGGTACGAACAGACCTATGCGGCCATGCTCGCCGAGCACGGCTATACCGTCTGCTGCGTGGAGTACTTCGGTGCGCCCGGGACGCGCGACGCCCTGGTCGACGTTCCCCTGGAGGAGTTCCGCGACGCCGCCCACTGGCTGCTGGACCGACCGGACGTCGCCGGCGATCGCGTCGGCGTCGTCGGCTTCTCGCGGGGCGGCGAGGCCTCGCTCGTCGTCGGCGCGCAGTTCGACGCCGTCGGTTGCGTTGTCGCCTACGTCCCCAGTTGCTACCGCTGGCCCGCGCCGTCGTGGATGGACGGCGTCGGCGAGGACCAGCCGACGTGGACCCTCGACGGCGAGGCCCTCCCCCACCTGCCGATCGACAAATACGTCCGGGAAGAGGATGGGATCGACGAACCCCTCGGCGTTCCGGAACCCAACGCGGCCTCGCTGGCGATCGAGCGCTCGACGGCAGCGGAACGAAACCGCGCCGCGATTCCGGTCGAGGAGATCGACGGGCCGGTGCTGTTGGTCTCCGGCGGCCAAGATACCATCTGGCCGTGCGCGGAGATGGCCGATCGCGCGGCCGCCCGACTCGCCGATCACGATCACCCCAGGCAGTTCGAGCACCTCGAAAATCCCGATGCGGGGCACGCGATCCGGGTGCCGTATCGATTCGACGGGGAAACGGATCCCGGGGAGACCCACGAGTACGGCGGGACGTACGAAGCGAACTCGCTGGCGGCCGCACGGGCCTGGCATCGGACGCTCTCGTATCTCGATCACCTCTAG
- a CDS encoding ABC transporter permease, protein MSVASPLGRTRRPLRGSLPVAGRILRTMRGDRRTLALVFVAPALIVSLLGEVFARPEPVAHVVLAVIVFFLTYILTAIGFLRERTSGTLDRVLVAPVSRTGLVVGYVLGYGVLAAVQSVVLLLAAVAFLDVSFANGILRFVGVELLGAFAALGTGIVLSLFADSEFQAIQFIPVVITPQVILGGTFRPVSELPTALEYVALAMPITHLVGAMEYVVLGGDAGEFRVSSAILIGFAVAAVALAALVVRPAS, encoded by the coding sequence ATGAGCGTGGCCAGCCCGCTCGGACGCACCCGACGACCCTTGCGGGGATCGCTGCCGGTCGCGGGGCGCATCCTGCGGACGATGCGCGGCGACCGCCGGACGCTCGCGCTCGTGTTCGTCGCGCCCGCCCTGATCGTCTCCCTGCTCGGGGAGGTGTTCGCGCGACCGGAACCGGTCGCCCACGTCGTCCTCGCGGTGATCGTGTTCTTCCTCACCTACATCCTGACGGCCATCGGGTTCCTCCGGGAACGCACGTCGGGGACGCTCGACCGCGTGCTCGTCGCGCCGGTGTCGCGAACCGGTCTCGTCGTGGGGTACGTCCTCGGTTACGGCGTCTTGGCGGCGGTTCAGTCCGTCGTCCTCCTGCTCGCGGCGGTAGCGTTCCTGGACGTATCGTTCGCAAACGGCATCCTCCGGTTCGTCGGCGTCGAGTTACTGGGTGCGTTCGCCGCACTCGGTACCGGCATCGTCCTCTCGCTGTTCGCCGACAGCGAGTTCCAGGCCATCCAGTTCATCCCCGTCGTGATCACGCCCCAGGTCATCCTCGGCGGGACCTTCCGGCCGGTCTCGGAACTCCCGACCGCCCTCGAGTACGTCGCGCTGGCTATGCCGATCACCCACCTCGTCGGGGCCATGGAGTACGTCGTTCTCGGGGGCGACGCCGGCGAGTTCCGGGTTTCCTCGGCGATACTCATCGGATTCGCCGTCGCGGCGGTCGCGCTGGCGGCGCTCGTCGTTCGACCGGCGAGCTAA
- a CDS encoding ABC transporter ATP-binding protein — protein MSQTISTTDLTKEFGAVTALDGIDLDVSGSTIVGVAGPNGSGKTTLIECLLGLIRPTAGEGTINGTSSGSFTAAERRRIGYMPQDRAIYDDLSVRENVSFFASLYDVERRETAVDEALSVVDLTDREGARIGELSGGMVRRTSLACSLVHDPDVLFLDEPTIGLDPKLRASMWEEFRDRRDDGVLVFVSTHYLGEASRCDRVLFLRDGRVLAIDSPAGFRDRTGAEDMEAVFLDLLDGTAATGTDRRTAAGGGAVPNGDGRDSKATSTAARSPRDRGGERR, from the coding sequence ATGTCGCAGACGATATCGACGACAGATCTGACGAAGGAATTCGGCGCCGTCACGGCGCTGGACGGGATCGACCTGGACGTGTCGGGGTCGACCATCGTCGGCGTGGCCGGGCCGAACGGCTCCGGAAAGACGACGCTCATCGAGTGTCTGCTCGGGTTGATCCGGCCGACGGCCGGCGAGGGGACCATCAACGGGACGTCGTCGGGATCGTTCACGGCCGCCGAGCGCCGGCGGATCGGGTACATGCCCCAGGACCGAGCGATCTACGACGACCTGAGTGTTCGCGAGAACGTCTCCTTCTTCGCCTCGCTCTACGACGTCGAACGGCGGGAGACGGCGGTCGACGAGGCGCTCTCCGTCGTCGACCTCACCGACCGTGAGGGCGCGCGCATCGGCGAACTCTCCGGCGGGATGGTCCGACGGACGAGTCTCGCGTGCTCGCTCGTGCACGATCCCGACGTGCTCTTTCTCGACGAGCCGACGATCGGCCTGGACCCGAAACTGCGGGCGAGCATGTGGGAGGAGTTCCGCGACCGCCGCGACGACGGGGTGCTCGTGTTCGTTTCAACCCACTACCTCGGCGAAGCGTCTCGGTGTGACCGCGTCCTCTTCCTTCGGGACGGGCGGGTTCTCGCGATTGACTCGCCGGCCGGGTTCCGCGACCGGACCGGGGCGGAGGACATGGAAGCCGTTTTTCTCGATCTTCTCGACGGCACGGCAGCGACCGGGACCGATAGACGGACGGCGGCGGGCGGTGGTGCGGTCCCGAACGGAGACGGACGGGACTCGAAAGCAACATCGACGGCCGCCCGAAGCCCCCGTGACCGCGGGGGTGAGCGCCGATGA
- a CDS encoding helix-turn-helix domain-containing protein, whose protein sequence is MTRPSTMRYLRMTVEPDPSIAPEAFRIIADSDSVREARLEEWNVGGDDVTLFYAIEGDVGGVRESLAETAEVEAVNATAIGEATGSLLVRLDPSKTRIGERIFDLMGSQGLIVRKPVIYREGTVHAGLVGEDDAIQVVIDHLPPGADVDVKEIRGTVPRPDTVIERLSERQREALRIALEIGYYDKPRRATHETVAERMGCAPSTATEHLQKAEATLVRETMGEFGLQSTDGRDATEGESE, encoded by the coding sequence TTGACACGACCGTCCACGATGCGGTACCTCCGGATGACGGTCGAACCCGACCCGTCAATCGCGCCCGAGGCCTTCCGAATAATCGCCGACTCCGACTCCGTCCGGGAGGCGCGCCTCGAGGAGTGGAACGTCGGCGGGGACGACGTCACCCTCTTCTACGCGATCGAGGGTGACGTCGGCGGCGTTCGCGAGTCGCTGGCGGAGACGGCCGAGGTCGAGGCGGTCAACGCGACCGCGATCGGCGAGGCGACCGGCTCCCTGCTGGTTCGTCTGGATCCCTCGAAGACGCGCATCGGCGAACGGATCTTCGACCTGATGGGGTCGCAGGGACTGATCGTCCGCAAGCCCGTCATCTATCGCGAGGGAACCGTCCACGCGGGCCTGGTCGGCGAGGACGACGCGATACAGGTCGTGATCGATCACCTCCCGCCGGGCGCCGACGTCGACGTCAAGGAGATCCGCGGGACGGTTCCGCGCCCGGACACGGTGATCGAGCGGTTGAGCGAGCGGCAGCGGGAGGCGCTGCGCATCGCGCTGGAGATCGGGTACTACGACAAGCCCCGCCGGGCCACGCACGAGACCGTCGCCGAGCGCATGGGCTGCGCCCCGAGTACGGCCACCGAACACCTCCAGAAAGCCGAGGCCACGCTCGTCCGGGAGACGATGGGCGAATTCGGCCTGCAATCAACTGACGGAAGAGATGCAACCGAGGGTGAATCAGAATAG
- a CDS encoding redox-regulated ATPase YchF — MSYRIGLVGKPSVGKSTLFNAATMNDVPEGAYPFTTIDPSIGEAYVRTPCAAPEFDETCQPSVGVCEDGTRFVPVKLVDVAGLVPGAHEGRGLGNQFLTDLNETDVLVHVVDFSGTTDSEGEATEGHDPREDIDFLEDELDAWYLAILEKGIQRYGDRHVEDVDPEDVLGEQLSAFGISPAEIKQTILAVDLPVAPLKWDEAERAALASEIRKRTKPMTIAANKMDTPAAQENWDAVTTDPAYDHLEFVPVSAHAEKALKNANEQGVVEYTPGEGDFSIVADDLPADQEAGLERIREFVDAFGGTGVQQALETAIFDVLDLKAVFPGTASGTWTKGPFRDCFLLPEDATAEDFAYHLHSDIGDGFLHGIDCRDDRQVGADTVLNHRDVVEVVSTNQ, encoded by the coding sequence ATGAGTTACCGGATCGGTCTGGTCGGCAAGCCCTCCGTGGGCAAGTCGACGCTGTTCAACGCGGCGACGATGAACGACGTGCCCGAAGGGGCCTACCCGTTCACGACGATCGACCCCAGCATCGGCGAGGCGTACGTCCGAACGCCCTGCGCCGCGCCGGAATTCGACGAGACCTGCCAGCCCTCGGTCGGCGTCTGCGAGGACGGCACCCGGTTCGTCCCGGTCAAGCTGGTCGACGTCGCCGGGCTCGTTCCCGGCGCCCACGAGGGTCGCGGCCTCGGCAACCAGTTCCTCACCGACCTGAACGAGACCGACGTGCTAGTCCACGTGGTCGACTTCTCGGGGACGACCGATAGCGAGGGCGAGGCGACCGAGGGCCACGACCCGCGCGAGGACATCGACTTCCTCGAGGACGAGCTCGACGCGTGGTACCTGGCCATCCTGGAGAAGGGGATCCAGCGATACGGAGACAGACACGTCGAGGACGTCGATCCCGAGGACGTCCTCGGCGAGCAGCTCTCTGCCTTCGGCATCTCGCCGGCCGAGATCAAGCAGACCATCCTCGCGGTCGATCTGCCGGTCGCACCGCTCAAGTGGGACGAAGCGGAGCGGGCGGCCCTCGCCAGCGAGATCCGCAAGCGAACGAAGCCGATGACCATCGCGGCCAACAAGATGGACACCCCCGCCGCACAGGAAAACTGGGACGCGGTCACGACCGATCCCGCATACGACCACCTCGAATTCGTCCCCGTCTCCGCCCACGCCGAGAAGGCGCTGAAGAACGCGAACGAGCAGGGCGTCGTCGAGTACACGCCGGGCGAGGGCGACTTTTCGATCGTGGCGGACGACCTTCCCGCCGACCAGGAGGCCGGGCTCGAACGGATCCGCGAGTTCGTCGACGCCTTCGGCGGCACCGGCGTCCAGCAGGCGCTCGAAACCGCGATCTTCGACGTCCTCGACCTGAAAGCCGTCTTCCCGGGTACGGCGTCGGGCACCTGGACGAAGGGCCCGTTCCGCGACTGCTTCCTCCTGCCCGAGGACGCGACCGCGGAGGACTTCGCGTACCACCTCCACTCCGACATCGGCGACGGGTTCCTCCACGGCATCGACTGCCGCGACGACCGACAGGTCGGCGCCGATACGGTGCTGAACCACCGCGACGTCGTGGAAGTCGTCTCGACGAATCAGTGA